The Ranitomeya imitator isolate aRanImi1 chromosome 3, aRanImi1.pri, whole genome shotgun sequence genome has a window encoding:
- the LOC138671591 gene encoding olfactory receptor class A-like protein 1, with amino-acid sequence MELELRLIFKAIGFFSLIAIGIPSNVIILAVFTHIRITEKKLLPSNTVLTMLALVNLLVIFSKGLPQAVHSIGIRNILNDIECKFISFTYRICRGMTICTTCLLSCNQCIILAPPTRKWLYLKQKVSSNIEWIMVLLWCINGAIYPSCFLHVRATANYTTSIYTLHLEFCNHDFMTFGTYVANGIAIALRDFFFVGTMTLASCYIVFMLHRHGKQVQGIRSSDKKNGKTMEYKASRAVVLLVTIYVALFGIDSCIWIYTLTVSRVSPVISDARVFFGTLYAALSPIVILKTNKKLITVLMCSKKKGLLQSSDSSMNDTTE; translated from the coding sequence ATGGAATTAGAACTGCGGTTAATTTTCAAAGCAATTGGTTTCTTCTCATTAATTGCAATAGGAATTCCCAGTAATGTGATTATTTTGGCTGTTTTTACTCATATTAGAATCACAGAAAAGAAATTGTTGCCTTCAAATACTGTCCTCACTATGTTGGCTTTGGTCAACTTGCTTGTAATCTTTTCTAAAGGGCTTCCGCAGGCTGTCCACTCTATAGGTATCAGAAACATTTTAAATGACATTGAGTGCAAATTTATTTCTTTTACATATAGAATATGCAGGGGGATGACAATTTGTACTACATGCTTGTTAAGCTGCAATCAGTGCATTATACTTGCTCCCCCTACAAGAAAGTGGCTTTACTTAAAACAAAAGGTGTCAAGTAATATAGAATGGATTATGGTACTGCTGTGGTGTATCAATGGAGCAATTTACCCATCCTGTTTTCTTCATGTCCGAGCTACAGCCAATTATACCACTTCTATATACACTCTTCATTTGGAATTTTGCAATCACGATTTTATGACTTTTGGTACATACGTTGCTAATGGCATAGCCATTGCACTTCGTGATTTCTTTTTTGTTGGCACTATGACGTTAGCCAGTTGTTACATTGTGTTCATGCTTCATCGACATGGAAAACAAGTTCAAGGGATAAGAAGTTCGGACAAAAAGAACGGGAAGACTATGGAATACAAGGCTTCTCGTGCAGTAGTGCTACTGGTCACTATTTATGTTGCACTTTTTGGAATAGACAGTTGTATTTGGATTTACACCTTAACAGTATCAAGAGTCTCTCCAGTAATTTCAGATGCTCGTGTTTTTTTTGGCACATTATATGCTGCTCTCAGTCCAATTGTTATTCTAAAAACTAACAAAAAATTAATAACAGTCTTGATGTGTAGCAAAAAGAAAGGACTTTTACAGTCTTCAGATTCAAGCATGAATGATACTACAGAATAA